From the genome of Ornithobacterium rhinotracheale, one region includes:
- a CDS encoding DUF4302 domain-containing protein, translated as MASILFLFSCNQEDDRFFDQTPSERIISAKDTLKQTLVNAPNGWEMIYFPNLANKFNDLSRNLIRSKSYGIILIDRDYGQGGFHLLMKFKENGEVEMLSDKTFTSKEEVKTSQYSISHNSYTQLNFISPNYIFETRQTSFLFFKKDADGSLIFSTNKYPNNTSEYIVLKPIPAGKDWEEVMKEVYDTKLQFERKRIKNLSINNPYGEEVFVTNFSKDKHTDVNKRYTVFLRNMQPHVTVSKYYTGLGSGYVAMEDGILMLPGIQVNDSVNFTQFKKKGNSYIASQKGFQAIIY; from the coding sequence ATGGCTAGTATATTATTCTTGTTTTCTTGTAATCAAGAGGACGATAGATTTTTTGACCAAACGCCTAGCGAAAGAATCATCTCTGCAAAAGATACTCTAAAACAAACCTTGGTCAATGCACCAAATGGCTGGGAAATGATTTATTTTCCAAATTTAGCCAATAAATTCAACGACTTGTCGAGAAACCTCATTCGTTCAAAAAGTTACGGAATTATCCTTATAGATCGAGATTATGGGCAAGGAGGTTTTCATTTATTGATGAAATTTAAAGAAAATGGAGAGGTGGAAATGCTCTCGGATAAAACTTTCACATCCAAAGAAGAAGTCAAAACTAGCCAGTACAGTATTTCGCATAACTCATATACGCAACTCAACTTTATTTCGCCCAATTATATATTTGAAACGAGGCAAACAAGCTTTTTGTTTTTTAAAAAAGATGCCGATGGTAGCTTGATTTTCTCTACCAATAAATACCCAAATAATACTAGCGAATACATTGTGCTTAAACCTATTCCCGCAGGAAAGGATTGGGAAGAGGTGATGAAGGAAGTTTATGATACTAAATTGCAGTTTGAGCGAAAAAGAATTAAAAACTTAAGTATCAATAATCCTTATGGCGAGGAAGTTTTTGTAACTAATTTTTCAAAAGACAAACATACAGATGTCAATAAACGATACACCGTGTTTTTAAGAAATATGCAGCCTCATGTGACAGTTAGCAAGTACTATACAGGTTTGGGAAGTGGCTATGTGGCAATGGAAGACGGAATTTTGATGCTGCCAGGCATTCAGGTAAACGATAGTGTGAATTTTACGCAATTTAAGAAAAAGGGAAATAGTTATATAGCTTCTCAAAAAGGATTTCAAGCAATAATTTATTAA
- a CDS encoding putative zinc-binding metallopeptidase: protein MIQIKNIKYSIFALSGLLFLASCEGSEDLSSKSVINVSQTPNSEFQTYLNQNFEKPYNIAVNYQWQNNSSFDRMQLFPPNEAKAYEVAKALNVIWIDLYMQVAGKELLKEMSPAEIKLFGNANIDSFGVEKWQLSNDSPFPFTIFKVDDFNKNNEESMIRLSRNVQNNMAKLMAYHKKFDLEEFSNLNFRKYKLDDFGEKKEASELSSVPFYVGFYSFSAARYDVYEDFAETMSVLLSYPKHEVDQMIEYAATPADDYYKEVERARQAKKTLEAKRDFVTKYLKEEFDIDINVLNLQNLIRLKKYAQ from the coding sequence ATGATTCAGATTAAAAATATAAAATATTCAATATTTGCATTGAGCGGTTTGCTATTTTTGGCAAGCTGCGAAGGTTCGGAAGATTTATCTTCCAAAAGCGTGATAAATGTTTCTCAAACGCCAAATTCAGAATTTCAAACTTACTTAAATCAAAATTTTGAAAAGCCATACAATATTGCGGTAAATTACCAGTGGCAGAACAATAGCTCTTTTGATCGCATGCAGCTTTTCCCTCCGAATGAGGCAAAAGCTTATGAAGTGGCAAAAGCCCTAAATGTAATTTGGATCGATTTATATATGCAAGTGGCTGGAAAAGAATTGTTAAAAGAAATGTCTCCTGCCGAGATAAAGCTGTTTGGCAATGCTAATATAGATTCATTTGGCGTTGAAAAGTGGCAGTTGTCGAACGATTCTCCTTTTCCGTTTACAATTTTTAAGGTAGACGATTTTAATAAAAATAATGAGGAATCGATGATTCGTCTTTCAAGAAATGTTCAAAACAATATGGCTAAGCTCATGGCATATCACAAGAAATTTGATTTAGAAGAATTTTCCAATTTAAATTTTAGAAAATATAAGCTAGATGATTTTGGCGAAAAAAAAGAAGCCTCAGAGCTTTCTTCTGTTCCTTTTTATGTTGGCTTTTATAGTTTTTCAGCAGCTCGTTATGATGTATATGAGGATTTTGCTGAAACAATGAGCGTTTTGCTTTCCTATCCAAAACATGAAGTAGATCAGATGATTGAGTATGCAGCTACACCTGCCGATGATTATTATAAGGAGGTAGAGAGAGCACGCCAAGCCAAAAAAACATTGGAGGCTAAAAGAGATTTTGTGACTAAATACCTAAAAGAAGAATTTGATATAGACATCAATGTATTGAATTTGCAAAATTTAATTAGACTTAAAAAATATGCTCAATAA
- a CDS encoding RagB/SusD family nutrient uptake outer membrane protein: MRRLKIQYILYGIFFSLGMLSCNDFLDESPKSDYDIEIDDVQKIREVLTAAYPHASYYPFLEPRTDNVDIREGGKYNRLNEAMFYWQDYDNEDLDTPLNFWNDSYRGIAQVNQALESLKKFKEKTPEITALYGEALVLRAYLHFMLANIWADTYNPTTAQSLPGIPYVTTPEKNAFPTYSRGTLEETYNKIQEDLELGLPLIKDNNYKQPKFHFNLKAAAAFATRFYLYHGDWQKVVDYSDYVLGIDAFNAIRNWNEYRDYNFSVNHWYTNSQEKTNLLLTPTETRWNRNFKVEKYGLDYNKVKDLFSNLSPSLDLSFYYAEKVHGVENSTAKYINKFRDFSTFESTGLNPKGIYSDNVLFTADEVLLNKVEALAMLEKNDEAILNLRSYLKAKMSLGLSKEEILYGFKNAQDLYTSSFGAMSFFKASIVAFVCELRRREFVHEGLRWFDIRRYHLSVNRNQPGDEYKLDRILKKEDYRKTLQIPPLAIDSGLTPNPR; this comes from the coding sequence ATGAGAAGATTAAAAATTCAATATATTTTATACGGTATTTTCTTTAGTTTAGGAATGCTGAGCTGTAATGATTTTTTGGACGAGTCGCCAAAATCAGATTACGATATAGAAATCGATGATGTGCAGAAAATCCGTGAAGTTTTAACGGCGGCTTATCCACACGCGAGTTATTATCCGTTTCTGGAACCTCGCACCGACAATGTGGATATTCGCGAAGGGGGTAAATACAATCGTTTGAATGAGGCAATGTTCTATTGGCAAGACTATGATAACGAGGACCTAGACACCCCGCTTAATTTCTGGAATGACAGCTACCGTGGCATTGCACAAGTGAATCAAGCACTCGAAAGCCTTAAAAAGTTTAAAGAAAAAACACCAGAAATCACAGCTTTGTATGGCGAAGCCTTGGTGCTTCGTGCCTATTTGCATTTCATGTTGGCAAACATTTGGGCAGACACTTACAATCCTACTACGGCTCAGAGCTTGCCAGGGATTCCGTATGTAACGACGCCTGAGAAAAACGCATTTCCTACCTACTCTCGTGGAACGCTCGAGGAAACTTACAACAAAATTCAAGAAGATTTAGAATTAGGATTGCCTTTAATTAAAGATAATAATTACAAACAACCCAAATTCCATTTTAATTTAAAAGCTGCGGCAGCCTTTGCTACAAGATTTTATTTGTATCACGGCGATTGGCAAAAAGTGGTAGATTACAGCGATTATGTGCTGGGGATAGATGCTTTTAACGCCATTAGAAACTGGAATGAATACAGAGACTATAACTTTTCGGTCAATCATTGGTATACCAATAGCCAAGAGAAAACGAATTTGCTTTTAACCCCGACAGAAACTCGCTGGAATAGAAACTTTAAGGTCGAGAAATATGGTCTAGACTATAATAAAGTGAAAGATTTATTTAGCAATTTATCCCCAAGCCTAGATTTAAGTTTCTACTATGCAGAAAAAGTGCATGGTGTAGAAAATAGCACAGCAAAATACATTAATAAATTCAGAGATTTCTCAACTTTTGAAAGCACAGGATTAAACCCAAAAGGAATCTACTCAGACAATGTGCTTTTTACGGCAGATGAGGTTTTGCTCAATAAAGTAGAAGCGCTGGCTATGCTGGAAAAAAACGATGAAGCCATTTTAAATCTAAGAAGTTATCTAAAAGCAAAAATGTCCTTAGGATTAAGCAAAGAAGAGATTTTGTATGGATTTAAAAATGCTCAAGATTTATACACATCATCTTTTGGAGCAATGTCATTTTTCAAGGCATCGATAGTAGCCTTTGTGTGTGAGCTCCGTCGCAGAGAATTTGTGCACGAGGGCTTGCGCTGGTTCGACATTCGCCGATATCATCTTAGTGTAAATAGAAATCAACCTGGAGATGAGTATAAATTAGATAGAATTTTAAAGAAAGAAGATTATAGAAAAACACTACAAATTCCACCTCTCGCAATAGATAGTGGCTTAACTCCAAACCCTAGATAA
- a CDS encoding SusC/RagA family TonB-linked outer membrane protein, which yields MEKKKINLLGNFTDVRKKCFLLFMFFLGQYLSAQQIYSGVVLDSHKRPIKEVLVSNLNSKETTLTNKKGDFSIKANVGDVLTFYQLGFQELSFKVKNFTRKDFVLKDESSLALNEFVVTGYKKIKNRVFTGAASQVKMSEIKIDAVPDVSRLLEGRVAGLNIQNVTGTFGAAPRINIRGGASINSNVQPLWVIDGAVYEDIVNLTFDQLVSGDAVTLISSAIAGINPSDIEDIQVLKDASATSMYGARALNGVIVITTKSGRRNTPNRINFSYEQAVRLRPNYNQYDLLNSQETMSIYNEMHNKGYFDMTSALMGRRGGAYYNLYKSLTTFNEATQSYALDNTPERIANYLRKFEYADTDWFNELFRMRPTHTLALNFSGGGENSANYASLGYYTDGGWSIIDKTQRLTANVKNTYFISDKFKTNINIQGNFRNQKAPGTFRQKKNTNIGSFERDFDINPFSYALNTTRAMLPNLYYRNNWAPFNIFNEYDNNYLDINVIDLKIQGELEYKIKPNLVANLTAVARRASTSIEHTVKSNSNVILAYQADNNPVELAENIYLFRENDGNYNYPKVILPEGGIFNKTENKLKNYLLRLSLDYEKQWGENDLKLYGFNEIRSTNRDINPFSGYGMLFDRANQVITSPLVFQKLQTENEVYFGLSRIKDRGVTFSGNATYGYAGKYIINAVVNYEGTNISGRRAQSRWLPTWNVGAKWNLDKEEFIQNLPNLNTLALRASYGFTAKMSESAINSLAVFTSGVTNRFSTKERENQLSLLNLENRDLTWEKMYELNVGLDVGLFKNRWNFTIDAYQRKSFDLIDLVRTSGIGGEYYKFANFADMDTKGVEFTLNATPIKTQDFSWTAMYTMGYYDQKITRLRNTPDTFDLVAGTGKGNVVGHPRGGLYSFQFTGLDQYGLPNFYFGDYPFEGFEFAKSAGADFLDTKYSLSYLKYEGAIEPNLTGGFSNTFKYKNFDLSFFITYQVGNKIRLQPTYDPGFADLNVFANNYLNRWLNPGDEFKTNVPVIPSKDLIKLVGEENIERAYNTYNYSQLRVADGSFVRMKNISLGYTFSSDLIQKWKMQGANIRLQITNPFLIYSDKKLNGQDPEFFRSGGVALPIQRQCTLGINLMF from the coding sequence ATGGAAAAGAAAAAGATTAATCTATTAGGGAATTTTACTGATGTTAGAAAAAAATGTTTTTTACTATTTATGTTCTTTTTAGGGCAGTATTTGAGTGCTCAGCAGATATATTCAGGCGTGGTGCTGGATTCTCATAAGCGGCCAATCAAGGAAGTTTTGGTAAGTAATTTAAATTCTAAAGAAACAACACTTACCAATAAAAAAGGAGACTTCAGTATTAAAGCGAATGTAGGAGATGTCTTAACTTTTTACCAATTAGGTTTTCAAGAACTATCTTTTAAAGTTAAAAATTTCACCAGAAAGGACTTTGTTCTTAAAGATGAATCCTCCCTTGCACTTAATGAATTTGTGGTTACGGGATACAAAAAAATCAAAAATCGTGTTTTTACAGGGGCGGCAAGCCAAGTAAAAATGAGCGAAATCAAAATCGATGCGGTTCCCGATGTGTCTCGCCTGCTTGAGGGGAGAGTAGCGGGATTAAATATCCAAAATGTTACGGGAACTTTTGGTGCCGCACCTAGAATCAACATTCGTGGTGGGGCGTCCATCAATAGCAATGTGCAGCCACTTTGGGTGATTGATGGCGCGGTGTACGAGGATATTGTGAATTTGACTTTTGATCAATTAGTTTCGGGAGATGCTGTTACGCTTATCAGTTCAGCCATTGCGGGCATCAACCCGTCGGACATTGAGGATATTCAGGTTTTGAAAGATGCCTCGGCAACCTCTATGTATGGCGCGCGTGCACTGAACGGAGTGATCGTTATTACAACAAAATCGGGGAGGAGAAACACGCCTAATCGCATCAATTTTTCTTATGAGCAGGCGGTGCGTCTTCGTCCAAACTATAATCAGTACGATTTGCTGAACTCGCAAGAAACCATGTCGATTTACAACGAAATGCATAATAAAGGCTATTTTGATATGACTTCGGCATTGATGGGCAGACGAGGCGGAGCTTATTATAATTTGTATAAAAGCCTCACGACTTTTAACGAGGCTACACAATCCTATGCACTAGACAATACGCCAGAAAGAATTGCCAATTATTTAAGAAAGTTTGAATATGCCGATACCGATTGGTTCAACGAGCTTTTCAGAATGCGCCCCACGCACACCTTAGCCTTAAACTTTAGCGGTGGTGGCGAAAATAGTGCTAACTACGCATCTCTGGGCTATTACACAGATGGTGGCTGGAGCATTATAGATAAAACGCAACGACTTACGGCTAATGTGAAAAACACTTATTTCATCAGCGATAAATTCAAAACAAATATTAATATTCAAGGGAATTTCCGAAATCAAAAGGCACCAGGAACTTTTAGACAAAAGAAAAATACAAATATTGGTAGTTTTGAGCGCGATTTCGACATCAATCCGTTTTCTTATGCCTTGAACACCACTCGTGCAATGTTGCCCAATCTTTATTACAGAAACAACTGGGCACCGTTCAATATCTTTAATGAATACGATAATAATTATTTAGATATTAATGTCATTGATTTAAAAATTCAAGGCGAATTAGAATATAAAATTAAGCCTAATTTAGTAGCGAATTTAACTGCCGTAGCACGCCGTGCAAGTACCTCTATTGAGCACACAGTAAAGAGTAATTCTAATGTGATTTTGGCATATCAAGCAGACAATAATCCAGTAGAACTTGCCGAAAACATTTATTTATTTAGAGAAAATGATGGAAATTATAATTATCCAAAGGTGATTTTGCCCGAAGGTGGAATTTTTAATAAAACAGAAAATAAATTAAAAAATTACTTGCTGCGTCTATCACTCGATTATGAAAAACAATGGGGGGAAAATGATTTGAAATTGTATGGTTTCAATGAAATTCGTTCAACTAATCGAGACATCAATCCGTTTAGTGGCTACGGAATGCTTTTCGATCGAGCCAATCAAGTGATTACCTCACCATTGGTTTTTCAAAAATTACAGACCGAAAACGAAGTTTATTTTGGATTAAGTAGAATTAAAGACCGAGGTGTAACTTTTTCAGGAAATGCAACATATGGATACGCGGGAAAATACATCATCAACGCAGTGGTAAACTACGAAGGCACCAATATTTCTGGCCGTAGAGCACAGTCTCGCTGGCTACCAACTTGGAATGTGGGAGCTAAGTGGAACTTAGATAAAGAAGAATTTATTCAAAATTTGCCAAACCTTAATACTTTAGCCTTGAGAGCCAGTTATGGTTTCACGGCTAAAATGAGCGAAAGTGCGATAAATTCATTAGCTGTGTTTACTTCAGGCGTTACGAATCGTTTCAGCACCAAGGAAAGAGAAAATCAATTGTCACTTTTAAATCTAGAAAACAGAGATTTAACTTGGGAAAAAATGTATGAGCTTAATGTGGGCTTGGATGTAGGCTTGTTCAAAAATAGATGGAATTTCACCATTGATGCGTATCAGAGAAAATCATTTGATTTAATAGATTTGGTGCGCACCTCAGGCATCGGCGGGGAATATTATAAATTTGCAAATTTTGCCGACATGGATACTAAAGGGGTAGAATTTACTTTGAATGCTACACCGATTAAAACCCAAGATTTTTCTTGGACTGCAATGTACACCATGGGGTATTACGACCAGAAAATCACTCGACTTAGAAACACGCCAGATACATTTGATTTAGTAGCGGGCACGGGCAAAGGAAATGTCGTGGGGCATCCACGAGGAGGTTTGTACTCTTTCCAGTTCACAGGATTAGACCAATACGGCTTGCCGAATTTTTATTTTGGAGATTATCCGTTTGAAGGTTTTGAATTTGCCAAAAGTGCAGGCGCCGATTTCTTGGATACAAAATATTCTTTATCTTATTTAAAATATGAAGGAGCCATTGAGCCAAACCTTACAGGTGGTTTTTCAAACACCTTTAAATATAAAAACTTCGATTTATCATTTTTCATTACCTATCAAGTGGGAAATAAAATCAGATTGCAACCTACCTACGATCCAGGTTTTGCCGATTTGAATGTTTTTGCAAATAATTATTTAAACAGATGGCTCAACCCTGGCGATGAATTTAAAACCAATGTGCCAGTGATTCCGTCTAAAGATTTGATAAAACTCGTGGGCGAAGAAAATATTGAGCGAGCTTATAACACTTACAATTATTCGCAATTGCGTGTGGCAGATGGAAGCTTTGTGCGAATGAAAAACATTTCGCTAGGCTATACATTTAGTTCAGATTTAATTCAAAAATGGAAAATGCAAGGAGCCAATATCCGTTTGCAAATTACCAATCCGTTCTTGATTTATTCTGATAAAAAACTCAACGGGCAAGATCCTGAATTCTTCCGTTCGGGAGGGGTAGCATTGCCAATTCAGAGACAATGCACTTTGGGGATAAATCTTATGTTTTAA
- a CDS encoding RagB/SusD family nutrient uptake outer membrane protein: MKNNIIKVSLLSLGLLSITACNDYLDRIPESNILPEQYYNTEDALAAATISLYNFPTNGGWNIGTFGFDNGTDNQATVRASKWWLPGEVHVPSSGGAWSFGDIRDVNYFFDQVMPKYKKGEIIGNDANIKHFIGEAYFLRAYRYFNKLKALGDFPIITKTYKDNKDELVEISKRQPRNEVARFILSDLDKAIEMMKSGKVEGGNRLSKEAALLFKSRVALYEASWLKYHAGTARVPGGPGWPGAKFHPNFQYKAGSIKAESDYFYEQAMGAAKQIADNITLVESTHPQAGTKESLENPYFTMFSDINMTPYSEVIFWRQYNDKYVSHHTMHYLTGGGSSGYTRNFVETFVMKNGLPIYAGGSGYQGDGTLSKVRADRDERLQYFMAIPGDLLVYEGVSEPKIAAMPDILALEEERAVTGYNVKKGLMGNGGDYIVKKGTESGSIVFRATEAYLNYIEASYEKNGNLNADALNYWKAIRRRAGLPEDPNVTINATDLSKEKDLAKYSAGNVLTDKTLYNIRRERRCEFIAEGMRWDDLKRWRSLDQLKTKPYIVEGFRLWSDKPYLEGKKMSEMYVIKEDNGSTKTALRALPEKNPNVSAKTQSEYLRPYQIVQANNQWYNGYKWIQAHYLNPIAHDHFVNASTDHTVAGSVIYQNPGWPATADGLPSMD; the protein is encoded by the coding sequence ATGAAAAATAATATAATTAAAGTTAGCCTACTTTCTTTAGGGCTACTTTCAATAACAGCTTGTAACGATTATTTAGATCGTATACCTGAATCCAATATATTGCCAGAGCAATATTATAATACAGAAGATGCACTTGCTGCAGCAACCATTAGTTTGTATAATTTTCCAACTAATGGAGGTTGGAATATTGGGACATTCGGTTTTGATAATGGAACAGATAACCAAGCTACTGTAAGAGCTAGTAAATGGTGGCTGCCAGGGGAGGTGCATGTGCCTTCCAGTGGTGGAGCTTGGAGTTTTGGCGATATACGCGATGTGAACTATTTTTTCGACCAAGTAATGCCAAAATATAAAAAGGGAGAAATTATAGGAAATGATGCAAATATCAAACATTTCATTGGAGAAGCTTATTTCTTAAGAGCTTATAGATACTTTAATAAGCTTAAAGCACTAGGAGATTTTCCTATCATTACCAAGACATATAAAGATAACAAAGATGAATTGGTAGAAATATCTAAAAGACAGCCAAGAAATGAAGTAGCTCGATTCATTCTTTCTGATTTGGATAAAGCTATCGAAATGATGAAGAGTGGCAAAGTAGAAGGAGGAAATCGATTAAGCAAAGAGGCAGCACTTTTATTTAAATCTCGTGTAGCATTGTATGAGGCCTCATGGTTAAAATACCATGCAGGAACCGCAAGAGTTCCAGGAGGGCCAGGGTGGCCTGGAGCTAAATTCCATCCGAATTTTCAGTACAAAGCAGGCAGTATAAAGGCAGAAAGCGACTATTTTTATGAGCAAGCAATGGGGGCCGCAAAACAAATTGCAGATAATATTACACTAGTTGAGAGCACTCACCCACAAGCAGGAACAAAAGAATCTTTAGAAAATCCATATTTCACTATGTTTTCTGATATCAATATGACTCCTTATAGTGAGGTGATTTTTTGGAGACAATATAACGATAAATATGTTTCTCATCACACCATGCACTATCTTACTGGAGGAGGATCCTCAGGATATACTCGTAATTTTGTAGAAACCTTTGTGATGAAAAATGGATTGCCAATCTATGCGGGAGGGTCTGGCTATCAAGGAGACGGGACGCTTAGCAAAGTAAGGGCGGATAGAGATGAAAGATTGCAGTATTTTATGGCAATACCAGGAGACTTGCTTGTTTATGAAGGTGTGAGCGAACCCAAAATTGCGGCTATGCCAGATATCCTCGCTTTAGAAGAAGAAAGAGCAGTAACCGGTTATAACGTAAAAAAAGGCCTTATGGGTAATGGTGGAGATTACATTGTGAAAAAAGGAACAGAATCTGGTTCAATCGTGTTCCGTGCTACCGAAGCATATTTAAACTATATCGAGGCATCTTATGAGAAAAATGGAAATTTAAATGCAGATGCTTTAAATTATTGGAAAGCCATAAGAAGAAGAGCAGGTTTGCCAGAAGACCCAAATGTAACCATCAATGCAACGGATTTGAGCAAAGAAAAAGACTTAGCTAAATATTCTGCAGGAAATGTATTAACCGATAAAACTTTGTATAACATTCGTAGAGAAAGAAGATGTGAATTTATTGCAGAGGGTATGCGTTGGGATGATTTGAAAAGATGGAGATCCCTTGATCAATTGAAAACAAAACCTTATATCGTAGAAGGTTTTAGATTGTGGTCTGATAAACCTTATCTAGAAGGTAAGAAAATGAGTGAAATGTATGTTATCAAAGAAGATAATGGTTCCACTAAAACAGCTTTGCGTGCATTACCGGAAAAAAATCCAAATGTATCTGCAAAAACACAAAGTGAATATTTGAGACCTTATCAAATTGTTCAGGCCAATAATCAATGGTATAATGGCTATAAATGGATTCAAGCACATTATTTAAATCCAATCGCACATGACCATTTTGTAAACGCAAGTACAGACCATACAGTAGCTGGAAGTGTAATTTATCAAAATCCAGGCTGGCCAGCCACAGCAGATGGGTTACCTTCTATGGATTAA